The genome window ATGGCGAGTCTTATGGGGGAAACTTTGTTCGAAATCAGCGGACAAGGGCCAGCTCCAATGAAGGATTACTTTCATCTTCAAATAGCAAAATCAGAAGTGAGTTTTTGTGATCGCCAACATCTATGTAGGCTAAAATGTCCATCTCATGAAGTGCCAACAGTGACATGACTCGCTGGTTTCGCCTGAAGCTAATGTTTCCCCATTATCTTAGCAAAAACATTCAACATCGCATAAAATTAACGTTATGTCGGATAGCTTTTATTTCCAGTTCATAACAAGTGTCACTTAACGTTGACCATCGTGCTTTGCAGGTGATTTGGAGATGGTGGAATATTTCTTTGAGAAGCGAAAGCACAAAACCTGGAGAATTCAGGGAGTCACACTCAGATTATCTGGAGAACAGCATGTTACAGAGTAACGTTATAACCTATTATGTTTAGCTGAAATTGCAATTGTTaacgtaggcataggcctatTCTAGTTCGTGAGGACTCGACGGGCCACACTTCACTTTGTGATGTCGAGCAAAGATCCATTTCATGGCTAGCCTACTTTACCATGATACGTTTGTCTCCAGGCCAGGTTCGAGTGGTATTCGGTTCTCgcatcatgcaacatactctagcGCTATGTGAGGGACACTTCGATTACCTGGAACGCCTTCCCAGACGACTCCTGCTTCGGATCATGACCTATCTCAATTTAGAAGACATTGCACAACTTGGACAAACTTCTCAAGCTTTCAGAAAGGTGACAACAAAATATCGGTAGCCTACTACACTTTAAGGGGAAGAGATAGGATAAGGTCAACATTTTTGGGTCTAAGGCACATCAGAGGTCAAACCACAATGCCAAAGGCACACCAATTGGCCAGGCTAGGCTACTGATTATGATGAATGTCACAAACAACTAGGCTATTACAGCCGGGCCTTCATTCTCATTTGCCCATATTTCTTCCATGAGTGTTCATGAGTAAGGTGAGTTATGACTTCAACATAATTTTATTCTGCTCAACAAAAAGGtgcattgatgcatttaaaaaaaagttccCTGTACCTTATTTCAAGCCTGTAGAAATGTATTGGGCTCCTCAAAATTCTATGGCACACCTGTAACGACACAccggttgagaaccactgaggTGAAGCAGGACcagagtaggctaggccttgTTATTTTTAGAATAGCTGCTATGAATTTGTCCTATTTAATGCCAATTTATCCTCTCTTTTCAAAGACATTTTGTCTGGTTATTTGTTCCATTCAGACTGATGTGGTTCTTTGTCCCACTCTGACTActgtgcttttttgtttttgtctagtTGTGTGGCTCAAATGAATTTTGGGAACACACTTTCAGGGTTCACTACAACACAGTTCCCGCTGGTGTGGAGATGTTGGCCAGTGAGCTAGGATGGAAAACTGTTTTCTTTACCAGTAAGCTTCAGCTGCAGAAGCAAATAAGTCGGCGAAGACAAATGACTGAGGAGGAAAATTGCCAAGATAGGACAGAGCACACTATTCCAAGTTTGAGCTACATAAGTGACAATGACCGAGGGGATTGTACTACCCTGGAGTGAGAATCCTTGTTCTTTGCATACATATCGTACAGAAAAGATTAACTGGAGCATATGTATAGAATAGATCACCATAACAAAAATAGTTAAGGTGATTTCTACATCATGTTTTGAAATTGCATACACTGGTTCTGTATCCTGAACATTGCATTCGTTTATGAACAGGTTGAAATCCTcacctttaaagggacaccaggcaagcctgatgctttttctctacaaaacccctcgctcggtctgaagctcttttccttttctttgccacttccgtcaagggttttcgctgcttcttcgctctgccattatacacacgtttgcaacaatctctagcgtttcgttagcctgcctcaggtaggatacaccgaacttgcaagtgggatattcttcctacaggcagtaggggcgggcgagagagcttTCATTTGCCCTGTAatcgacttacgaagatgattaattaacacgaaaacgttgcctggtgtcctttTAAGCCATATCACAAGAGAATTTGGCGTGCACACCACTTCAGAGTGACTGagtctgagatgttgtttgctCCAGTCTGTTTATCAATGTTTATGTAGTCATTTTCAGATTTTTCTAGAAATCATTTTGAAGGAAAGTGCAAAAAAACTCTACACAGTTAGTCTATggggttttgttgttgttttgtagtttttattttcatacaaatggttattaaagggacaccaggcaacgttttcgtgttaattaatcatcttcgtaagtcagtatatggttaaatgactcattacagggcgaataaagactctctcgcccgcccctactgcctgtaagaagaatatcccacttgcaagttcggtgtatcctacccgccgaccgaagcaggatcagtttacatcctgcatacagcacagaggcaggctaacgaaacactagcgattgttgcaaacgtgtgtataattgCAGAGCCAgcaaagaagcagcgaaaacccttgacggaagatgcaaagaaaaggaaaagagcttcagaccgagggagggggagtttcgtagagaaaaagcatcaagcttgcctggtgtccctttaatgctcACCTCAGTTATGTTTTTCTCAAATGTTTTTCTATGTACTTTTATGTAATTTCTTAGTTGAGACCAGAGAAGGTTGTTGTATCACTTTTTTCTCCAGCACCTGTAAACTCTTTTATTTTATACTGTACCCACGTTTGTTTACTACAAAATGAACTCTACAAAAACATTGCAGTGCTTGAAATAGTTTGATTTTTATGAGGTAGGGGTGTAACAACAATGCATGAGATTAAAAACGACGATTATGCACCATGTTTcttttcacagttcagaaaaatACTGCAATATGCATTGTGCATCTTATTTCATTGCAGAGTATGCATGCACACTACTAAACTTAATGTGACTTATTCACATAGGCCTAACCCTGCTGTTCTTATGTGTTTTTGTTCGTATGTCTTGTCAATGATTTGTGTAACGTGCAAACTTTTGAAAAGGGAGTGTTCTTTTTCCAATGAACACTGTATTCTGTCTTGTTATGTCTTGCTTTCGCTACCAAATTAGTGTTTAGCCTAGCTCGCGAATATTTCTGCAGTCCATATTGTGTTATGACTTTTTTCAAGGTGTAATGGGATGATAGCGTTGGTAAGGAGACGATTgctgtgacaaaaaaaaatttggGGCTAGAAATCGCATAAAATCTCAGACTGCGCCTTTAAATAAACTTGTCCATGTGTGAACTACACACAATATAAAgtcaatggaaaaaaaagagttaaaggaaaattccggtatttagcactttgagtcccttttctggtttgttttggatgaactagagtggtggacaccgaaattttgacgattggtcctgtctcgacttttctgactcgttttgaatcacctttgactactcagagtggctgcctacaggcatgctcaaacatgtcctaaaacaacccttaacgttcgttttcaaaactgtgggactcaaagtgctagaTACCAGAATTTTCCTTTCATTACacgagtagcctaggctagccaaAGGCTGCAATTTTCAACATTAGTCGCATTCCTTTTTAACATGTGGATATTCAATGAGATCCGTAATTGTTATCCTTAGTGAAAACAAATCACTGAAATGTGATTTCTAGGCCTACATGTGAAATATGTCAACATCGTTTGCATCTTAATAATAGGCTCACATTATGCGCAGTTAGAACTTGATGTTTTGTCAGCAAACAGAAGTCTAGCCTACGGCCAACCCCGAGCGCATTCTATGTttaaacataggctactgttccAACCCGGTGAAAATGTTTCATAAAATCTAGTTCAGACCTTAGGTAGCCTACTGTCCAGATAATTTTGTTACAGGGGgctacacaggcacacaactgTGTCCCATTTGCGACGCATAAAAACAATTTTAGAAGTCATAGGTCCATTTTCCATTTTACTTCCAAAATAGATATTGAATGAACGCAAAAGTgtagactgagtacagttgagacactttttgcccacgcaaaatcaaacaaaaaatagatactGAAAATAAGTGATTTGCCACATGACATTCCACATGCCATTCATTTCCTTAGCTTATAGGCCTAGACTAAAATATTATCAATCAATAATACCCATAAGTAGTTTATATTTTCCACAATTAGCTCATAAACATAAGGTGCATTTTTGTCTTGACTGTGTCAACTATAGAGTAGGCTACAGTTGAGACACCTACCTGGTACAGTTCAGACATTTTTAATGATGTAGGCTATAGTTAACGAACCGTTCGTTGGAaagttgaataaataaaaacatagcaattgcaaagtgtttgtagttcattcatttcatttaaattagCATTGGTTAAAAGTAATACATCATGAACAAAATGTGACACAGGAACAGATATGGCGTAGCCCGGTTAAAACCAGACCCTTCTCAGTCGTaactgagagtgggtctggggaAGGTTCGTTCACAGCCCATTTCCAAAGGGCGTTCCCAA of Alosa sapidissima isolate fAloSap1 chromosome 1, fAloSap1.pri, whole genome shotgun sequence contains these proteins:
- the fbxo36b gene encoding F-box only protein 36b, with the translated sequence MASLMGETLFEISGQGPAPMKDYFHLQIAKSEVIWRWWNISLRSESTKPGEFRESHSDYLENSMLQSQVRVVFGSRIMQHTLALCEGHFDYLERLPRRLLLRIMTYLNLEDIAQLGQTSQAFRKLCGSNEFWEHTFRVHYNTVPAGVEMLASELGWKTVFFTSKLQLQKQISRRRQMTEEENCQDRTEHTIPSLSYISDNDRGDCTTLE